Within the Tessaracoccus flavescens genome, the region CTCGTCCCCAACTTCGTGCCCGACACCTGCTACACCGAGGTGGACGGTTCCCTGTACGAGTACCGGATCGAGGACTGCGGCACCGCCGAGTTCAAGGTGACGAAGGTGGAGGAAGCCGCCACCATCTCCTGTGATGCGCCTGCCGAGCCGGTCCAGCTCGCTGCCTCGAACCGCAGCTACTGCCTCGCCTGGAACGAGTGAGCGGGTCCCGAATCTGACGCGCGGGCGGTCCTTCCGGGGCCGCCCGCTTTGTCCCTCGGCGAACGGACCTGGTTCTGTCAGGGGCCCGCACTAGTCTGGATCCATGCGTCCAGTCGAAGACCTAACGCGCCAGGTGGCGCCGCTCGAGGTGATCTCGGAGTTCAAGCCGTCCGGCGACCAGCCGCGCGCCATTGACGAACTCGAGAAGCGGATCGGCTCGGGCGAGCAGGACGTCGTGCTGCTGGGTGCCACAGGCACGGGAAAGACCGCGACGGTGGCCTGGCTGGCCGAACGGCTGCAGCGCCCCATGCTCGTGATGCAGCCCAACAAGACGCTCGCGGCGCAGTTCGCCAACGAGCTGCGCGATCTCCTGCCGAACAACGCCATCGAGTACTTCGTCTCGTACTACGACTACTACCAGCCTGAGGCGTATCTCCCCCAGACAGACACCTACATCGAGAAGGACTCCTCGCTGAACGAGGAGGTCGAGCGGATGCGCCACGCCGCGACCAGTTCGCTGTTGACCAGGCGCGACGTGATCGTCGTGGCGACCGTCTCCGCGATCTACGGCCTCGGCACACCCGAGGAGTACCTGCAGCAGCGCGTCACCCTCCGGGTGGGCGACGAGACGGACCGCGACGACCTGCTGCGCCACCTCGTCGACATCCAGTACGCGCGCAACGACATCGGAGGCGGCCGCGGCACGTTCCGTGTGAAGGGCGACACCCTCGAGATCTTCCCGATGTACGAGGAGAACGCGCTTCGGGTCGAGTTCTTCGGCGACGAGATCGAGCGGATCGCCACCATGCATCCCCTCACCGGCAACGTGATCCACGAGGAGCGCGAGGCCTACGTCTTTCCCGCCACGCACTACTCGGCGGGCGCGGAGCGGATGGAGCGCGCGATCGGGCGGATCGAGACCGAGCTCGCCGAGCGCCTCGCCCAGTTCGAGGCCGAGGGCAAGCTCCTCGAGGCCCAGCGGCTGCGGATGCGCACGAGCTACGACATCGAGATGATGCGCCAGATCGGCACCTGCTCCGGTATCGAGAACTACTCGCGCCACATCGACGGCCGTGCCGCGGGCTCGGCACCGTCGTGCCTGCTCGACTACTTCCCCGAGGACTTCGTGCTCGTCGTCGACGAGTCCCACGTCACGATCCCGCAGATCGGCGGCATGTACGAGGGCGACGCCTCACGCAAGCGCACGCTCGTCGAGCACGGCTTCCGGCTGCCGAGCGCCATCGACAACCGCCCCCTCAAGTTCGACGAGTTCGTCGATCGGATCGGCCAGACGGTCTACCTCTCCGCGACGCCCGGACCATACGAGATGGACCGTAGCGACGGCTTCGTCGAGCAGATCATCCGCCCGACCGGGCTCGTCGACCCGGAGGTCGTGCTCAAGCCGACGAAGGGCCAGATCGACGACCTGATGGCCGAGGTGAAGCTCCGCGTCGAACGCAACGAGCGAGTGCTGGTGACGACCCTCACCAAGAAGATGGCCGAGGACCTCACCGACTACCTCATGGACCACGGCATCCGCACCCGCTACCTGCACTCCGACATCGACACCATCCGGCGCATCGAACTGCTGCGTGAGCTGCGCCTTGGCGAGTACGACGTGCTGGTCGGCATCAACCTTCTGCGCGAGGGCCTCGACCTCCCCGAGGTGTCGCTCGTGGCCATCCTCGACGCGGACAAGGAGGGGTTCCTCCGCTCCGAGCGTTCCCTGATCCAGACCATCGGCCGAGCAGCGCGAAACGTGGCTGGCCAGGTGCACATGTACGCAGACAAGATCACCGACTCGATGGAGGCGGCGATCGGCGAGACGAACCGCCGCCGCGACATCCAGGTCGCCTACAACCTCGAGCACGGCATCGACCCGCAGCCCCTGCGCAAGCGGATCGCTGACGTCTCCGACATGCTCGCCCGTGAGGACGCAGACACCGACGCGCTGCTCGACTCGGCGAAGACCACCGGAAAGGGCGGAAGGAAGAAGGGGCTCGACGCGTCTTCGCTGGCCCAGGAGGAGCTGGCGCAGTTGATCGAGGACCTCACCAGCCAGATGCACCAGGCCGCGGCCGAGCTCCAGTTCGAGGTGGCGGCCCGTCACCGCGACGAGATCTCCGACCTGAAGAAGGAACTGCGCGGCATGATCGAGGCCAACAAGTAGCGTTGTCAGCGCGTAGTCTTGCGCTCATGGAGCAGCCGACCCCGCCCCCGTGGTGCGCCGAATCGGGGCCGCGCCGTCTCCGCCCTGTTGTGGGGTTCATCACGCAAGGCGACGACGGCCCAGGCAACATCGCACACGACGCGGTCGCGGCACGGCTCGACGACCTGGCTGAGCGGTTCGGGCAGCGCCTCGCCCGACTCGAGCGGGCCGGCCTCCCC harbors:
- the uvrB gene encoding excinuclease ABC subunit UvrB, coding for MRPVEDLTRQVAPLEVISEFKPSGDQPRAIDELEKRIGSGEQDVVLLGATGTGKTATVAWLAERLQRPMLVMQPNKTLAAQFANELRDLLPNNAIEYFVSYYDYYQPEAYLPQTDTYIEKDSSLNEEVERMRHAATSSLLTRRDVIVVATVSAIYGLGTPEEYLQQRVTLRVGDETDRDDLLRHLVDIQYARNDIGGGRGTFRVKGDTLEIFPMYEENALRVEFFGDEIERIATMHPLTGNVIHEEREAYVFPATHYSAGAERMERAIGRIETELAERLAQFEAEGKLLEAQRLRMRTSYDIEMMRQIGTCSGIENYSRHIDGRAAGSAPSCLLDYFPEDFVLVVDESHVTIPQIGGMYEGDASRKRTLVEHGFRLPSAIDNRPLKFDEFVDRIGQTVYLSATPGPYEMDRSDGFVEQIIRPTGLVDPEVVLKPTKGQIDDLMAEVKLRVERNERVLVTTLTKKMAEDLTDYLMDHGIRTRYLHSDIDTIRRIELLRELRLGEYDVLVGINLLREGLDLPEVSLVAILDADKEGFLRSERSLIQTIGRAARNVAGQVHMYADKITDSMEAAIGETNRRRDIQVAYNLEHGIDPQPLRKRIADVSDMLAREDADTDALLDSAKTTGKGGRKKGLDASSLAQEELAQLIEDLTSQMHQAAAELQFEVAARHRDEISDLKKELRGMIEANK